From a region of the Vibrio ostreae genome:
- a CDS encoding LysR substrate-binding domain-containing protein has protein sequence MRKLLPLKSLYSFIAVAETGSMTEAAQVLNVSHSAVSQAIKSLESQLNQPLFNRVGRSVILNSAGKKYYRQIAPALEQIVDATESMLVSNTPNRLTLNMINSLALHWWIPRVPKFQQFAPEIDIRISTLTGAFSLEAEGVDVALIHGIKEEWQDYYCEKLADDELSLVAHPELIQALTDTCTESVIQHYPAIFAANTRRQDDWKIWCNANQVCLPKQHKNLTFTTSAQAVQATIRKLGVFVTHRQFVREEIDHGLLTEIGQVTVHPKQGFYFACQKDKLTLESVMLLRTWLTQEFSSA, from the coding sequence ATGCGAAAACTACTGCCTCTTAAATCCCTGTACTCATTCATCGCTGTGGCAGAAACCGGCAGCATGACTGAAGCGGCACAGGTGCTCAATGTCAGCCACTCAGCAGTAAGCCAGGCGATTAAGTCACTGGAAAGCCAGCTTAATCAGCCGCTGTTTAACCGGGTCGGACGCAGTGTGATCCTCAATAGTGCCGGTAAAAAATATTACCGCCAGATAGCCCCGGCGCTGGAACAGATTGTCGATGCAACCGAGTCCATGCTGGTAAGTAATACCCCGAACCGCCTCACGCTCAACATGATTAACTCTCTGGCGCTGCATTGGTGGATCCCGCGCGTACCCAAATTCCAGCAGTTTGCGCCGGAAATTGATATTCGTATCTCGACCCTGACCGGTGCATTTTCACTCGAAGCTGAAGGTGTGGATGTGGCGTTGATCCACGGTATCAAAGAGGAATGGCAAGACTATTATTGTGAAAAGCTGGCGGATGATGAGCTCAGCCTGGTCGCACATCCGGAGTTAATTCAGGCACTGACCGACACCTGCACAGAGTCGGTCATTCAACATTACCCGGCCATTTTTGCCGCCAACACCCGGCGTCAGGACGACTGGAAAATATGGTGCAATGCCAATCAGGTTTGTCTGCCCAAACAGCATAAAAACCTGACGTTTACCACCTCGGCCCAGGCTGTACAGGCGACGATACGCAAACTGGGCGTTTTTGTTACCCACCGCCAGTTTGTGCGCGAAGAGATCGACCATGGTCTGCTGACCGAAATCGGCCAGGTCACTGTACATCCGAAGCAGGGGTTTTATTTTGCCTGCCAGAAAGACAAACTCACTCTTGAAAGCGTCATGTTGCTGCGTACCTGGCTGACACAGGAATTTTCATCGGCGTAA
- a CDS encoding GGDEF domain-containing protein, with protein sequence MGNLVGSRLREMAELGQIRKQQIVLLSAVITVFVLVLYTVLDAANASWWYLGFNIACSLLVGSSLLYSFKHTFSLAGYVLTGVLLAQAVILFLMGELHPNRLFWLYPIIATIIFINRFPVGLLLSGGFCLLSALTIYSRHPSLGGEAMAADRLIISLLVLSLICNICTYLYTQAAEYIQSLYQEGLEDMAYTDRLTGLANRWSFENWAKGKLEQQRNRESLTALVFIDIDDFKIINDNYGHQIGDQVLKHFAQRLKNNVRHRAQGTDQDDYSIARFAGDEFVILLYGVKNKLDLDHILERISHLFHDKLQEENRTLFKQLTVSAGAALFPNDANNLEELTRCADKAMYAAKHHGKNQYCYYHTLSETHPLEEKTAHITTTPLHAVRQTYTSTISQ encoded by the coding sequence ATGGGTAATCTGGTCGGAAGTCGACTCAGAGAGATGGCAGAACTGGGCCAGATACGCAAACAACAAATTGTGCTGTTAAGTGCTGTGATTACGGTGTTCGTGCTGGTGCTGTATACGGTGCTCGACGCTGCAAATGCAAGTTGGTGGTATCTGGGCTTTAACATTGCCTGCTCACTCCTTGTGGGTAGCAGTCTGCTCTATTCTTTCAAACACACTTTTAGTCTGGCTGGCTATGTCCTCACTGGGGTACTTTTGGCGCAGGCGGTGATTCTTTTTTTGATGGGAGAACTCCACCCCAACCGACTTTTCTGGCTGTATCCAATTATCGCAACGATCATTTTTATCAACCGCTTTCCTGTCGGCCTGCTGCTCAGTGGCGGATTTTGCCTGTTAAGCGCTCTGACCATCTATAGCCGTCACCCCAGCCTTGGCGGAGAAGCGATGGCTGCCGATCGCTTGATCATCAGTCTGCTGGTGCTAAGCCTTATCTGTAATATTTGCACCTACTTATACACGCAGGCGGCAGAGTATATTCAGTCACTTTATCAGGAAGGATTGGAAGATATGGCCTACACCGATCGCCTGACCGGCCTGGCGAATCGCTGGAGTTTTGAGAACTGGGCCAAAGGCAAGCTGGAGCAGCAAAGAAATCGGGAGTCACTGACTGCACTGGTATTTATTGATATCGATGACTTCAAAATCATTAATGACAATTATGGTCATCAGATAGGTGACCAGGTCCTGAAACACTTTGCTCAACGCCTGAAAAATAACGTCCGACACCGCGCTCAGGGGACAGATCAGGACGACTATTCGATTGCGCGCTTTGCCGGCGATGAGTTTGTCATCCTGCTCTATGGGGTGAAGAATAAACTCGATCTCGACCATATCCTTGAACGTATTAGTCACCTTTTTCATGACAAACTACAAGAAGAAAACCGCACCTTGTTTAAACAGCTCACCGTTAGTGCCGGTGCCGCTCTGTTTCCGAACGACGCCAATAACCTTGAAGAGTTGACCCGCTGCGCAGACAAGGCAATGTACGCCGCCAAGCATCATGGTAAGAATCAGTACTGCTACTACCATACATTATCTGAAACGCATCCTCTCGAAGAAAAGACAGCTCACATCACAACCACACCTCTGCACGCGGTCAGGCAGACATATACATCAACCATAAGCCAGTGA
- a CDS encoding pirin family protein yields the protein MSKARAIRQLIPAQATSDGDGVKIRRVAGFNNASFSPFLMVDELKSDDRADYVGGFPPHPHRGIETLTYMMQGHFQHRDHMGNVGELRSGGAQWMAAGRGVIHSEMPIMENGDLHGFQIWINQPARDKMIPARYHDFQPESITEHTTETLGVLRVLAGDINANGDQLQGPLTQTGVPATVADWRAGTGHTLTMRTIETYNMMVYVYQGVINIDGHPVKQGEMAILTHGNHAELAAMQASGALIFYGEPIHEPVVHYGPFVMNSIDEIEQAINDYNSGIFETY from the coding sequence ATGAGTAAAGCAAGAGCCATTCGACAGTTGATCCCTGCACAAGCCACCTCAGACGGTGACGGCGTCAAAATTCGTCGTGTCGCAGGATTTAACAACGCGAGCTTCTCTCCATTTTTGATGGTAGATGAACTGAAATCCGATGACCGCGCCGATTATGTTGGTGGTTTTCCACCACACCCGCATCGTGGTATCGAAACCCTGACTTATATGATGCAGGGCCACTTTCAGCATCGTGACCATATGGGCAATGTCGGCGAGCTTCGCAGCGGCGGCGCACAATGGATGGCGGCTGGACGCGGTGTGATTCACAGCGAAATGCCGATTATGGAAAACGGCGATCTGCACGGTTTCCAGATTTGGATTAACCAGCCGGCTCGCGACAAGATGATCCCGGCTCGCTACCATGATTTTCAGCCGGAAAGCATCACTGAACATACTACAGAGACACTTGGCGTACTACGCGTATTAGCCGGGGATATCAATGCTAATGGTGACCAACTCCAGGGGCCACTGACACAAACCGGTGTACCGGCAACCGTCGCAGACTGGCGTGCAGGGACAGGCCATACACTGACCATGCGTACCATTGAGACCTACAACATGATGGTGTATGTCTACCAAGGAGTGATTAATATTGATGGTCATCCGGTCAAGCAAGGTGAAATGGCGATATTAACACATGGAAATCATGCAGAATTGGCAGCCATGCAAGCCAGCGGCGCACTGATTTTTTATGGTGAGCCGATTCATGAGCCAGTGGTCCATTACGGTCCGTTTGTCATGAACAGCATCGATGAAATTGAGCAAGCGATTAACGATTACAATAGCGGCA